Proteins encoded together in one Microbacterium oxydans window:
- a CDS encoding sugar-binding transcriptional regulator: MAGQGAESRDSKLIAALTAAQLYYMQDKTMEVIAQELGTSRSSVSRLLSFARESGLVDIRINSPLERLGMLEQRIRDRHRVAAHVVPMPEILSEVERLERVALTAGRLLSQFVDSNMVIGVAWGSTISAVSRGLTQKETHNTTFVQLNGAGNTQTTGVEYSSDILQRFGSAFGAQVQQFPVPAFFDDPATREAMWRERSTRRVLDLQAKMDVAVFSLGSPAAEVPSRVYVGGYLGRDDYRSLREDHAIGDVATVFFRSDGSWRDIRVNARATGPGLDRLRRVPRRVCVVSGIPKLVSLRAALSAGLVTDVVLDEGLARRLVED, from the coding sequence ATGGCCGGTCAAGGTGCGGAATCGCGCGACAGCAAGCTGATCGCGGCGCTCACCGCCGCGCAGCTCTACTACATGCAGGACAAGACGATGGAGGTCATCGCACAGGAGCTCGGCACGTCGCGATCATCCGTGTCGCGCCTGCTGAGCTTCGCCCGGGAGAGCGGCCTGGTCGACATCCGCATCAATTCTCCGCTGGAGCGCCTCGGCATGCTCGAGCAGCGCATCCGCGACCGTCATCGGGTGGCTGCGCACGTGGTGCCGATGCCGGAGATCCTGAGCGAGGTCGAGCGGCTCGAGCGCGTGGCGCTCACGGCCGGGCGGCTGCTGTCGCAGTTCGTCGACTCGAACATGGTGATCGGTGTGGCCTGGGGATCCACCATCAGCGCCGTCAGCCGTGGACTCACGCAGAAGGAGACGCACAACACGACGTTCGTCCAGCTGAACGGGGCCGGGAACACGCAGACGACAGGGGTCGAGTACTCGAGCGACATCCTGCAGCGATTCGGGAGCGCGTTCGGTGCACAGGTGCAGCAGTTCCCCGTCCCCGCCTTCTTCGACGACCCCGCGACGCGCGAGGCGATGTGGCGGGAGCGCAGCACCAGGCGCGTGCTGGATCTGCAGGCGAAGATGGACGTGGCCGTGTTCAGTCTGGGTTCGCCCGCCGCCGAGGTCCCGAGCCGGGTCTACGTGGGCGGCTACCTCGGGCGGGACGACTACCGCAGCCTCCGTGAGGATCACGCGATCGGCGACGTCGCCACCGTGTTCTTCCGATCCGACGGATCCTGGCGTGACATCCGCGTCAACGCGCGAGCGACCGGGCCGGGCCTGGATCGTCTGCGCCGGGTGCCGCGTCGGGTCTGCGTCGTGTCCGGCATCCCGAAGCTCGTGAGCCTCCGCGCCGCGCTCTCAGCGGGACTCGTCACCGATGTGGTCCTGGACGAGGGGCTGGCGAGGCGCCTGGTCGAGGACTGA
- a CDS encoding glutamate--cysteine ligase, translating into MKLEFASSARSTVGLEWEIMLADPVSGDLVGRAPELLAALEAESADERHTVTGELLTNTIEVTSGIGDSVAHAVDDIANAITAVRSATDPAGIELLSAGSHPFAQWYDQQVTDKSRYHTLIERTQWWGRNMMIWGIHVHIGVEDHRKVFPIINALSAFLPHLQALSASSPFWAGERTGYASNRALVFQQLPTAGLPWPLRDWSEYESYLDDMVRTGVMADATEVRWDIRPAPRWGTIEVRACDGLSTLPELASVAALVQVLVEHFSRMLDEGRTLPELPAWFHRENKWRAARYGLDARVIVDAAGAQRPVREHLAEVIEELAPIAVELGCVREFGGNATTLENGASYERQLVIANATAGDLTAVVQHLIREFRSGPESSTDEA; encoded by the coding sequence GTGAAACTCGAGTTCGCCTCCTCGGCCCGCTCCACCGTCGGCCTCGAATGGGAGATCATGCTCGCGGATCCCGTGAGCGGTGATCTGGTGGGGCGCGCCCCCGAACTGCTCGCCGCCCTCGAAGCCGAGAGCGCCGATGAGCGCCACACGGTCACGGGCGAGCTGCTCACCAACACGATCGAGGTCACCAGCGGCATCGGAGACTCGGTGGCGCACGCCGTCGACGACATCGCGAACGCGATCACGGCCGTGCGATCGGCGACGGATCCGGCCGGAATCGAGCTGCTCTCGGCGGGCAGCCACCCGTTCGCCCAGTGGTACGACCAGCAGGTGACGGACAAGTCTCGCTATCACACGCTCATCGAGCGCACCCAGTGGTGGGGGCGCAACATGATGATCTGGGGCATCCACGTCCACATCGGCGTCGAGGACCACCGCAAGGTGTTCCCCATCATCAACGCCCTCTCCGCCTTCCTGCCGCACCTTCAGGCACTTTCGGCATCGAGCCCGTTCTGGGCGGGCGAGCGCACCGGCTACGCGTCGAACCGCGCGCTGGTGTTCCAGCAGCTCCCGACCGCGGGCCTCCCCTGGCCGCTGCGCGACTGGTCCGAGTACGAGTCGTACCTCGACGACATGGTCCGCACCGGGGTGATGGCCGACGCCACGGAGGTCCGCTGGGACATCCGCCCCGCTCCCCGCTGGGGCACCATCGAGGTGCGCGCGTGCGACGGCCTCTCGACCCTCCCCGAGCTCGCGTCCGTCGCGGCGCTCGTCCAGGTTCTGGTGGAGCACTTCTCCCGCATGCTCGACGAGGGGCGGACGCTGCCCGAGCTCCCGGCCTGGTTCCACCGCGAGAACAAGTGGCGGGCCGCACGCTACGGACTCGATGCGCGGGTGATCGTCGACGCCGCCGGCGCACAGCGCCCCGTACGCGAACATCTCGCCGAGGTCATCGAGGAACTCGCCCCCATCGCCGTCGAGCTCGGCTGCGTGCGGGAGTTCGGCGGCAACGCCACGACCCTCGAGAACGGAGCGAGCTACGAGCGGCAGCTCGTGATCGCCAATGCCACCGCGGGCGATCTCACGGCCGTGGTGCAGCACCTCATCCGCGAGTTCCGCTCCGGCCCCGAGTCCTCGACCGACGAGGCGTAG
- the rpsP gene encoding 30S ribosomal protein S16, which produces MAVKIRLKRLGKIRAPYYRIVVADSKTKRDGRVIEEIGKYHPTEEPSFIEVDSERAQYWLSVGAQPTEQVAAILKITGDWGKFKGDKDAKSTLKVAEPKAPFEIDASKKSVVKPKAEKKVEAPAEEAPAAADAEAAEAPAADAE; this is translated from the coding sequence GTGGCTGTCAAGATTCGTCTCAAGCGCCTGGGCAAGATCCGTGCGCCGTACTACCGCATCGTCGTCGCCGACTCGAAGACCAAGCGCGATGGTCGCGTGATCGAGGAGATCGGCAAGTACCACCCCACCGAGGAGCCCTCGTTCATCGAGGTCGACTCCGAGCGGGCGCAGTACTGGCTCTCCGTCGGCGCGCAGCCGACCGAGCAGGTCGCCGCCATCCTCAAGATCACGGGTGACTGGGGCAAGTTCAAGGGCGACAAGGACGCGAAGTCCACGCTCAAGGTCGCCGAGCCGAAGGCACCCTTCGAGATCGACGCGTCCAAGAAGTCCGTCGTCAAGCCCAAGGCGGAGAAGAAGGTGGAGGCTCCCGCTGAGGAGGCTCCCGCCGCGGCCGACGCGGAGGCCGCTGAGGCTCCCGCCGCAGACGCAGAGTAA
- a CDS encoding RNA-binding protein yields the protein MLAAALEHIVKGIVDHPEDVRINESTSPRGDLLEVRVHPDDRGRVIGRGGRTAKALRTLVSALADGRRVRVDVADD from the coding sequence GTGCTCGCCGCCGCGCTCGAACACATCGTCAAGGGGATCGTCGATCACCCGGAGGATGTCCGCATCAACGAATCCACTTCGCCGCGAGGCGACCTCCTCGAGGTGCGCGTGCACCCCGATGACCGTGGACGCGTGATCGGGCGCGGCGGCCGCACCGCGAAGGCCCTTCGCACCCTCGTCAGCGCTCTCGCTGACGGGCGTCGGGTCCGCGTCGATGTCGCGGACGACTGA
- the rimM gene encoding ribosome maturation factor RimM (Essential for efficient processing of 16S rRNA): MSRTTDVVPKDRNQGKNQLRVGRLVKAHGLKGGLKLELYTDNPEGRFTPGAGFTLQVPEASPWHGKEITVREYRVMNGNPVVFFDDVDDRDAADSLVRAILWIDQDADEVEDDAWFDHQLVGLDVVRDDTVIGRVVRVEHFPAQDLLIVKAGENEVMVPFVAAIVPTVDVAAGRVIVTPPPGLFEELPGAADTESPSGSDADASE; the protein is encoded by the coding sequence ATGTCGCGGACGACTGACGTGGTGCCGAAGGACCGAAACCAGGGCAAGAACCAGCTCCGTGTCGGGCGCCTCGTCAAGGCGCACGGTCTCAAGGGCGGTCTCAAGCTCGAGCTGTACACCGACAATCCCGAGGGCCGTTTCACCCCCGGTGCTGGATTCACGTTGCAGGTGCCCGAGGCATCTCCGTGGCACGGCAAGGAGATCACCGTCCGCGAGTATCGCGTGATGAACGGCAACCCGGTCGTCTTCTTCGATGACGTCGACGACCGCGATGCCGCCGACAGCCTGGTCCGCGCCATCCTGTGGATCGATCAGGATGCGGACGAGGTCGAGGATGACGCGTGGTTCGACCACCAGCTCGTCGGTCTCGATGTGGTCCGCGACGACACGGTCATCGGCCGCGTCGTCCGCGTCGAGCACTTCCCCGCGCAGGACCTGCTCATCGTCAAGGCGGGCGAGAACGAGGTCATGGTCCCGTTCGTCGCGGCCATCGTGCCGACCGTCGACGTGGCGGCCGGACGGGTGATCGTGACCCCGCCGCCCGGGCTGTTCGAGGAGCTTCCGGGCGCCGCGGACACCGAGTCGCCGTCGGGTTCCGACGCCGACGCGTCCGAGTGA
- the trmD gene encoding tRNA (guanosine(37)-N1)-methyltransferase TrmD yields the protein MRIDVLSIFPSYFDGLTLSLLGKAQESGIIDLRVRDLRDWAFDRHRTVDDTPYGGGAGMVMKPEPWGLALDEVAGSSKDQGAERPTIIFPSPAGEVFTQKTARQLATREHLVFGCGRYEGIDERVFEYAADLGEVRLISLGDYVLNGGEVATMAMIEAIGRLIPGVVGNPESLVEESHEDGLLEYPSYTKPASWLDRSVPDVLLSGNHGAIARWRREQQLERTRRRRPDLLAGDEALPS from the coding sequence GTGCGCATCGACGTCCTCTCCATCTTCCCGTCGTACTTCGACGGTCTGACGCTCTCCCTGCTCGGGAAGGCCCAGGAATCCGGGATCATCGACCTCCGCGTCCGCGACCTGCGGGACTGGGCGTTCGATCGTCATCGCACGGTGGACGACACGCCCTACGGCGGCGGTGCCGGCATGGTGATGAAGCCCGAGCCGTGGGGTCTCGCACTCGATGAGGTCGCGGGGTCGTCGAAGGATCAGGGTGCCGAGCGCCCGACCATCATCTTCCCGTCTCCGGCGGGGGAGGTCTTCACGCAGAAGACCGCTCGTCAGCTGGCCACCCGCGAGCACCTCGTCTTCGGCTGCGGTCGCTATGAGGGCATCGACGAGCGGGTGTTCGAGTACGCGGCGGACCTCGGCGAGGTGCGGCTGATCAGCCTCGGGGACTACGTACTCAACGGGGGAGAGGTCGCCACCATGGCGATGATCGAGGCCATCGGCCGGCTCATCCCCGGGGTGGTCGGCAATCCGGAGAGCCTCGTCGAGGAATCCCACGAGGACGGCCTGCTGGAGTACCCGTCGTACACGAAACCGGCGTCGTGGCTCGATCGCTCCGTGCCGGATGTGCTGCTGAGCGGAAACCACGGCGCGATCGCGCGCTGGCGTCGCGAACAGCAGCTCGAGCGGACGCGCCGCCGCCGGCCCGACCTGCTGGCGGGGGACGAAGCCCTTCCGTCCTGA
- a CDS encoding histidine phosphatase family protein — MIPQDRHVPERLFLARHGQTAWNLERRLQGQLDSPLTDRGVAQAREIAERLADRGILTVCTSPLGRAMQTAVIIAERLGADVIEVPDLAEVDHGELAGMTWEEIDELHPTAREERAANRYGWAFPGGESYAQARARARKALSSCGWSSDGVPLLVSHEMIGRMLRAELRGLDSPTALGLRHPHGVVFEIDRTGERML, encoded by the coding sequence ATGATCCCGCAGGACCGTCACGTGCCGGAGCGACTGTTCCTCGCTCGGCATGGGCAGACGGCCTGGAACCTCGAGCGTCGACTGCAGGGGCAACTCGACTCTCCGCTCACGGACCGGGGCGTGGCACAGGCCCGGGAGATCGCGGAGCGGCTCGCCGACCGCGGGATCCTCACGGTGTGCACCAGTCCCCTGGGCCGGGCCATGCAGACGGCGGTCATCATCGCGGAGCGCCTCGGGGCCGACGTCATCGAGGTGCCGGATCTCGCCGAGGTGGACCATGGCGAGCTGGCGGGGATGACCTGGGAGGAGATCGACGAGCTCCATCCCACCGCCCGCGAGGAGCGCGCCGCCAATCGCTACGGATGGGCGTTTCCGGGCGGAGAGAGCTATGCCCAGGCGCGGGCTCGTGCGCGCAAGGCGCTCAGCAGCTGCGGATGGTCGTCCGACGGCGTGCCCCTGCTGGTGAGCCACGAGATGATCGGACGCATGCTGCGCGCGGAGCTCCGCGGCCTGGACTCCCCCACCGCGCTCGGTCTGCGGCATCCGCACGGGGTGGTCTTCGAGATCGACCGGACCGGGGAGCGGATGCTCTGA
- the map gene encoding type I methionyl aminopeptidase, whose amino-acid sequence MIELRTPAEIQEMRAAGRFVAETLATLRDETKVGTNLLSIDRRAHDMIRKAGAESCYIDYHPSFGASPFGKVICTSVNDAVLHGLPHDYSLRDGDLVTLDFAVSVDGWVADSAVSFVVGTAREEDLRLIDTTERALTAAIETATVGNRIGDISAAVAAVAHGEGYSINTDFGGHGVGRTMHGDPHVPNDGRAGRGFPLRAGLVLALEPWFLATTDELVTDPDGWTLRSVDGSRGAHSEHTIAITDDGPIILTDRSFLGVD is encoded by the coding sequence ATGATCGAATTGCGCACCCCTGCCGAGATCCAAGAGATGCGCGCCGCCGGCCGGTTCGTCGCAGAGACCCTGGCGACGCTCCGCGATGAGACGAAGGTCGGGACGAATCTCCTCTCGATCGATCGCCGCGCGCACGACATGATCCGCAAGGCCGGGGCGGAGTCCTGCTACATCGACTACCACCCCTCCTTCGGCGCGAGTCCGTTCGGCAAGGTCATCTGCACCTCCGTCAACGACGCCGTGCTGCACGGGCTCCCCCACGACTACTCACTGCGCGACGGCGATCTCGTCACGCTCGACTTCGCCGTCTCCGTCGACGGCTGGGTCGCCGACTCCGCCGTCTCGTTCGTGGTCGGCACCGCGCGCGAGGAGGACCTCCGCCTCATCGACACCACCGAACGCGCCCTGACCGCCGCGATCGAGACCGCGACGGTCGGCAACCGCATCGGCGACATCTCCGCGGCCGTCGCCGCGGTCGCCCACGGCGAGGGCTACTCGATCAACACCGACTTCGGCGGACACGGCGTCGGTCGCACCATGCACGGGGATCCGCACGTGCCGAACGACGGCCGCGCCGGCCGGGGCTTCCCGCTGCGCGCCGGCCTGGTCCTCGCTCTGGAGCCCTGGTTCCTCGCGACGACCGACGAGCTCGTGACCGACCCGGACGGCTGGACGCTGCGCAGCGTCGACGGCTCCCGTGGTGCACACTCCGAGCACACGATCGCCATCACGGACGACGGACCCATCATCCTGACGGACCGGTCCTTCCTCGGCGTCGACTGA
- a CDS encoding MFS transporter permease: MWLRQAFFRWLLPAAFLLPLWLLIGWGVFQGGWSILWVLLIAMPSVFLGQLLLTLLTRSRPSVRIERAVSWWDVAGFSVWHGLTIAVGFFIDGVFPWLLTGAIVAGIGLVWLQIWQLWNEARGSGTRLRETISWSTIPTVDEPAPPTRAHEVIVVRETDIRD, from the coding sequence ATGTGGTTGCGACAGGCCTTCTTCCGCTGGCTCCTCCCGGCGGCCTTCCTGCTGCCGCTGTGGCTGCTCATCGGATGGGGTGTCTTCCAGGGCGGCTGGTCGATCCTCTGGGTGCTGCTCATCGCGATGCCCTCCGTCTTCCTCGGACAGCTCCTGCTCACGCTCCTCACCCGTTCCCGTCCGTCGGTGCGCATCGAGCGCGCCGTGTCCTGGTGGGACGTCGCCGGGTTCAGCGTCTGGCACGGTCTCACGATCGCTGTCGGCTTCTTCATCGACGGGGTGTTCCCGTGGCTGCTCACCGGAGCGATCGTCGCGGGTATCGGTCTCGTCTGGCTGCAGATCTGGCAGCTGTGGAACGAGGCCAGGGGCAGCGGGACGCGTCTTCGCGAGACCATCTCGTGGTCGACGATCCCCACGGTCGACGAGCCGGCGCCGCCGACGCGCGCACACGAGGTCATCGTGGTGCGGGAGACCGACATCCGCGACTGA
- the rplS gene encoding 50S ribosomal protein L19, with the protein MQILDAVDAASLRSDIPDFFPGDTVKVHVNITEGSRSRIQVFQGVVIGRQGDSVRETFTVRKISFQVGVERTFPVHSPVIDHIEVVTRGDVRRAKLYYLRQLRGKKAKIKEKRDR; encoded by the coding sequence ATGCAGATCCTCGACGCCGTCGACGCGGCTTCCCTCCGTTCGGACATCCCGGACTTCTTCCCCGGTGACACCGTCAAGGTGCACGTCAACATCACCGAGGGCAGCCGCTCTCGTATCCAGGTCTTCCAGGGCGTCGTCATCGGCCGCCAGGGCGACAGCGTGCGCGAGACCTTCACGGTCCGCAAGATCAGCTTCCAGGTGGGCGTCGAGCGTACCTTCCCCGTGCACTCCCCGGTGATCGACCACATCGAGGTCGTCACCCGCGGTGACGTGCGTCGCGCGAAGCTCTACTACCTCCGCCAGCTCCGTGGCAAGAAGGCGAAGATCAAGGAGAAGCGCGACCGCTGA
- the lepB gene encoding signal peptidase I, protein MTDSPAARSTRRRRGFLVFLRDVLVIIVIAALVSFVVKSFVVRSFYIPSASMERTLLVKDRILVDELTPRWTDYERGDVVVFKDPGGWLDVQPQPPAQPPLVQAVDWVLNFVGISATDAQDHLVKRVIGLPGDHVVCCNALGQITINGAPIDELSYLNLPEGDTAASNEPFDVVVPEDSVWLLGDNRDSSRDARAHQDLPSGGFVPMENIVGKAFLTTWPLNRLGPIDGHHDIFNGVPDPE, encoded by the coding sequence ATGACTGATTCCCCGGCCGCGCGCAGCACCCGACGACGACGCGGGTTCCTGGTCTTCCTCCGGGACGTGCTCGTGATCATCGTCATCGCCGCGCTCGTCTCCTTCGTGGTCAAGAGCTTCGTGGTGCGCTCGTTCTACATCCCTTCGGCATCGATGGAGCGCACCCTCCTGGTCAAGGACCGGATCCTCGTCGACGAACTGACCCCGCGGTGGACCGATTACGAACGCGGCGACGTGGTCGTCTTCAAGGACCCGGGTGGGTGGCTCGACGTTCAGCCGCAGCCCCCGGCTCAGCCGCCCCTCGTGCAGGCGGTCGACTGGGTGCTGAACTTCGTCGGCATCTCCGCGACGGACGCGCAGGACCACCTCGTCAAGCGCGTGATCGGCCTCCCCGGGGACCATGTCGTGTGCTGCAACGCGCTGGGCCAGATCACCATCAACGGTGCCCCGATCGATGAGCTCAGCTACCTGAACCTGCCCGAGGGCGACACCGCCGCGTCGAACGAGCCCTTCGACGTCGTGGTGCCGGAGGACTCGGTCTGGCTTCTCGGCGACAACCGCGATAGCTCGCGCGACGCACGGGCGCATCAGGACCTTCCCAGCGGAGGTTTCGTGCCCATGGAGAACATCGTCGGCAAGGCGTTCCTCACGACCTGGCCGCTGAACCGTCTCGGCCCGATCGACGGACACCACGACATCTTCAACGGGGTTCCGGACCCGGAATGA
- a CDS encoding ribonuclease HII, with protein sequence MTVITPKLTLERKLLGECELIISLDEVGRGALAGPVAVGAAMMDAAGARRRVPEGLRDSKLVTERRRPEVAARAAAWVQASAVGWASAAEVDEVGIMRALGLAASRAVLAIADEGVAVGEALILLDGNHDYVSRVHPLPLRVRPVIKADRDCASVSAASVIAKVARDGYMAEIHENHPAYQWNRNKGYASPEHRDAIRNNGLSPFHRASWAIADAPTLF encoded by the coding sequence ATGACCGTCATCACGCCGAAGCTGACCCTGGAGCGGAAGCTCCTGGGCGAGTGCGAGCTGATCATCTCGCTCGACGAGGTCGGCCGTGGTGCCCTGGCGGGTCCGGTCGCCGTGGGCGCGGCCATGATGGACGCGGCCGGCGCTCGACGCCGGGTGCCCGAGGGGCTGCGCGACTCGAAGCTCGTGACCGAGAGACGACGGCCCGAGGTGGCCGCTCGTGCGGCCGCATGGGTGCAGGCCTCCGCCGTCGGCTGGGCGAGCGCCGCGGAGGTCGACGAGGTCGGCATCATGCGCGCACTCGGGCTGGCGGCCTCGCGCGCGGTGCTGGCGATCGCCGACGAGGGGGTCGCGGTGGGGGAGGCGCTCATCCTGCTCGACGGCAATCACGATTACGTGTCGCGGGTCCACCCGCTGCCGCTCCGGGTGCGCCCGGTGATCAAGGCCGACCGCGACTGCGCCTCGGTGTCGGCGGCATCCGTGATCGCCAAGGTGGCTCGTGATGGATACATGGCGGAGATCCACGAGAACCATCCGGCCTATCAGTGGAATCGGAACAAGGGCTACGCGAGCCCCGAGCACCGTGACGCCATCCGGAACAACGGACTGTCGCCGTTCCACCGCGCGTCCTGGGCCATCGCCGACGCGCCCACCCTGTTCTGA
- a CDS encoding DUF2469 family protein: MDEEAFDDYDRELELALFREYRDVVSQFQYVVETERRFYLANEVNVVRRDTEHDFYFEISMTDVWVWDIYRADRFVKAVRVLTFKDVNVEELQRREFELPQELSLDGE; encoded by the coding sequence ATGGATGAGGAAGCCTTCGACGACTACGACCGCGAGCTCGAGCTCGCACTGTTCCGGGAGTATCGGGATGTGGTGTCGCAGTTCCAGTACGTCGTCGAGACCGAACGCCGCTTCTACCTGGCCAACGAGGTCAACGTCGTCCGCCGCGACACCGAGCACGACTTCTACTTCGAGATCTCGATGACCGACGTCTGGGTGTGGGACATCTACCGCGCCGATCGCTTCGTCAAGGCGGTGCGCGTCCTCACCTTCAAGGACGTGAACGTCGAGGAGCTGCAGCGCCGCGAGTTCGAGCTGCCGCAGGAGCTCTCCCTCGACGGCGAGTGA
- a CDS encoding YraN family protein, whose protein sequence is MAAKDELGRAGEERAAQYLTRIGYTVLARNWRCAQGEIDIIASHDGHLAVVEVKTRRTAVFGHPFEAIDPRKRRRLWQLAQAWVTEHPDAARGRAVRLEAIGIIGADPAQGTLEHLVDIA, encoded by the coding sequence ATGGCAGCGAAAGACGAGCTCGGCAGAGCCGGAGAAGAACGTGCGGCGCAGTACCTGACGCGTATCGGGTACACGGTGCTCGCGCGGAACTGGCGGTGCGCCCAGGGCGAGATCGACATCATCGCCTCGCACGACGGTCACCTGGCGGTGGTCGAGGTCAAGACGAGGCGCACAGCCGTCTTCGGGCACCCGTTCGAGGCGATCGACCCCCGGAAGCGTCGTCGCCTCTGGCAGCTCGCGCAGGCGTGGGTGACCGAGCACCCCGATGCTGCGCGCGGGCGTGCCGTGCGACTCGAGGCGATCGGCATCATCGGGGCGGATCCGGCGCAGGGCACCCTCGAGCACCTCGTGGACATCGCATGA
- a CDS encoding YifB family Mg chelatase-like AAA ATPase: MSTARTWAVALTGVDGHLVEVEADLSNQTPEFRIIGLPDKSLGEAVQRVHNACKNSGLDLPRRRFTVNLSPASLPKHGAGFDLGIAVVSLAAGGAIDPRSIAGTVHVGELGLDGRIRPVPGVLPAVFAAARAGFGTVIVPRGNEEEARLVPGLEVRAATSLAEVAVWHGADIDVPEVLPVEASAGPVREETAVDLQDVVGQEDAVEALVVAAAGGHHMLLSGPPGAGKTMLARRLPGIMPPLGDHESLEVASIRSLSGEPVAALDRVPPLESPHHSASVAALVGGGSRTARPGAIARAHCGVLFLDESRDTQRRIIEA; this comes from the coding sequence ATGAGCACGGCGCGCACCTGGGCCGTCGCGCTCACCGGCGTGGACGGGCACCTCGTAGAGGTCGAGGCCGACCTCTCGAACCAGACACCGGAGTTCCGCATCATCGGCCTCCCGGACAAGTCGCTGGGAGAGGCCGTTCAGCGCGTGCACAACGCCTGCAAGAACTCGGGACTCGACCTTCCGCGGCGGCGGTTCACCGTGAACCTGTCCCCGGCGAGTCTTCCCAAGCACGGTGCGGGATTCGATCTCGGGATCGCGGTGGTCTCCCTCGCCGCCGGTGGTGCGATCGACCCGCGGTCCATCGCTGGGACGGTCCACGTCGGGGAGCTCGGCCTCGACGGGCGGATACGGCCCGTGCCCGGCGTGCTCCCCGCCGTGTTCGCGGCAGCTCGGGCGGGGTTCGGCACCGTGATCGTGCCCCGTGGCAACGAAGAGGAGGCCCGACTGGTCCCCGGTCTGGAGGTGCGCGCCGCCACCTCGCTCGCGGAGGTCGCCGTCTGGCATGGGGCCGACATCGACGTGCCCGAGGTCTTGCCCGTCGAGGCGTCTGCGGGGCCTGTGAGGGAGGAGACAGCGGTCGATCTGCAGGACGTGGTCGGACAGGAGGACGCCGTGGAGGCGCTCGTGGTGGCGGCCGCCGGTGGACATCACATGCTCCTGAGCGGACCGCCCGGCGCGGGCAAGACCATGCTCGCCCGCCGCTTGCCGGGGATCATGCCTCCTCTCGGTGACCACGAGTCTCTCGAAGTCGCGTCGATCCGCTCGCTCAGCGGTGAGCCCGTCGCCGCACTCGACCGTGTCCCGCCGTTGGAGTCTCCGCACCACAGTGCCTCGGTTGCGGCACTGGTCGGGGGAGGATCCCGCACGGCACGTCCTGGCGCCATCGCGAGAGCGCACTGCGGGGTGCTCTTCCTCGACGAGTCGAGGGACACCCAAAGGCGCATAATCGAAGCATGA